In Erigeron canadensis isolate Cc75 chromosome 8, C_canadensis_v1, whole genome shotgun sequence, the DNA window TTTTAAGTTGGAAAAGTGTGCAGACATTGCATTGAGTACTAATGCAGTGTATGACTTCCCTGACCCTAAACCTGCATTCATTTCAAATGAAGAAACCACTTCTTCTAGCTGCTGATGATAATGCCCATATCTCCTCTCAacctataaatatattaaatatatagttaaCCAAATTACTTAAAGTTACAATATCATTTTGTCTaagtttaactaattaatttaaagtTAGTAGTTCTGTTTGTCTAAGTTTAACTATACAATATGTAGTTTGTGTCAATTTAACTGTCCATatctaaaaaaagttatatatttttggttaagTTACAAGTACAAAagtaatattaaataaatggtAAATGGTAAAAGGggtaaaaaataaattacaatgATGGCATTTTACTAAAATGTACCTCTTCTAATAAAGAAATGAGCTTTGCCAATGTAGCTTGAAGGTCTTGTTTGTCCATTAACAACCCATTACTAATTAATTCTGCTTTCAACTCGGAACATAATCGTAATGACCCGTTTTGACCCGAAGCCGATAATTTACGAGCATATGAATTGGTGGTTGACTCAAGATCTTTCCAATTAAGACTAACAATTTCTTCAAGTAAAGATTGAGTTGGTTTCAAGTATCTTGAACTGCCAACTGaagaatttgttgttgttgttgttgaaaaaCAAGATTCTGTTCCATAAAATGATtgatgatttgatgatgaatACTCATGACTAGGATTGTTgtcaaaacattttttttcttcttgtaaaTTACTATATTGGGTTGAAGAAGGAAAAGGAAAAATAGGTGACCTTAAAGAAAGTGAAAGTTTTTGGTTTTGGTGATCTTGGTGTTGGTTAAGTTGTGGGTCATTAGTCATTGAAAGAGGTATATTGAGAGAGTGATGAGGTGGGTATGGGCCAAAATTCCTTAAGTCAACTCCATAAGCATCATAAGATTGTTGAGTTTCATAATGGGCTGGGTTGGAAATGAGAAACTGGTGAATGTTGTTGTTGGTATTTGGGTTTGAAGGAGAATTTGGTGACACCATGTTTAGTAGTAAGAAAAAAAGTTCAGATTTTTAGGGAAAAAAAGGTGAATTAAGAATACCCAAGTGAAAAAGATTCAAGCTTTGACATGGGGTTTTGAGAATCTAGAGAAATTTTGGTTgcaaatataaaagaaaaaaaaaaaagtaagaaaaggCTAATTAAGAATAAACCAAGTAAGATTCAAAACTTTGACATGCATTTTTGAGAATTTAGTGAAATTTTGGTTGCATAAGTATAGTGAAAACGAAGAACATGATGAAAAAGAAAGGTAATTTGAAAAGATGATGAGTATGAGAAATGAGAAATAGTTTTAAGTTGAATAAGAAGATGAAAAAGGACTCAAAAGGAGAAGAAACTATTTTAGACTTTGCAAACATGTCTAAAATTTTGGTTAAAATGTTGCTAGATTTATccacaaaaagtaaaaagattCTCTTTTACTTCCCtttctgtttttgttttttctctaTTACACTAAAAAGCAGCTGAAATCTTGCAACCTATACACCTATGCATGATCTATACAAAGATACAAAAACCtgtataaaatcatatatatagagtaaatataaatataattcaaGTGAAATTTTACTAAAAGGACATGAAAGTTGTAATAAGAATAGATGGTCCCCTACTCCTTTTCCCTGACtacaaaacaacaacaaaagcaGCATAAGCtgatcagcagcagcagccaaGCCTCTACAGCTTTTTCAATTTTCCTGCTGGCTTACAATTTTCTTTGGGAGACTCAAAAAGTTGTATCTCTTTTACAGTGTCacacaaatcatatatatatatttttttaacagcaaagaTGAGATATTATTATAACACACTAGCAAGAAGTTAGTATTGCAAAGTACATTGCAATTTACAAACAACAAAATCTAAGAGACACTAGGTCTATAACACCAGCTATCCCAATCACAACCCACCTTGTTGGCTCTATTTAAGATCCACAAGTACCCCAAAGAtcaaatttcttcaaaaatcatttttgaagaTAAGGAAATCCTGTTGTGAGTCACTTCATTTCGCGTTCTCCATAAACTCAAAATTGTCACACAAATcatataaatcaaaaatttgTAGAGAAAGTGTGTTATCTTTTGTATCCTCTTTTATGTTTTGATCTTGGCTGTATGTATCTTGTTAGACTCATATTGTTAGACTCATAGAGAATATTTACTTCTATATCAATGAGAAAGACAGGTTATAGGAAAATCTTAGTCTTGTGAAAGCATGCATGTTGCTAACGTGTTTGCACTCGTGTAGGGCCCGGTCTATGTGTCAATGgttcaagaaacacacaaaaagGGCTTATACCCTTGTTCATGTGAACGATACACGGGTTGTTCATAAGTTTTAAACgaaaactagaaaaaaaaaaagtggaacattatttttcttgaaaattcttAGGCTAACGGGCGGTGTACTCGTGTTCATGTGAATTATATAGGTTATCGACcagttttaaaacaaaaaccaatcACAGATTTTTTAGGCATGTCTATATGTTCTATGTGTTAAGAAATTTTATAGAACTGATACTATCAAATATGTTGAGAAACCAACAAAGAAGATACATTTTTGTTGTGCTGATgacattgattgattgattgatgtgTTTGATATAATATGTGATATCATATgattgtttaattaaattttgttctTTTTGGCTTCTTACATACGTAGGTCAATCTCTGATTTCATATTAGTAAATATGTTTGATAAGATCTGTTTGGCCCACTAGTTGATTAAAGTGTCTGTACAATGTTGATATTCCCAGTTTAATTCCATTTGGAAACCATACTTTAACCATATAGCCCCCACCACCCTCAAACAAGCCCTATCCTGTTAGACAGTGAAAAAATGACCCCCTTACAATGGAGTCTGATTGTCTGTATCTATGGTCCGACACACTTGTGAATACTTGCATAGTTGCATGCAGTAACCAAGATCATATTGTTACTGGACCTATGTGGTATTATTGCCACCATGCCACCTATTGTATCTTACTGTGCTAAAGTAAAGTTAAAGGAAGTAATAAAATGtatcattattttttctttatctaCCAATgtatacattttataattttaacacTGACTATGAGTATACAAATCTGTAATGCATATTGGTGATAAATATATCAAGTTtaatggtacaaatatcatttccAAGTTAAAGATGAATATAAAAAgtttgtatcataaaaaatacCTTATTttattgtcttatttgtttatatgtagcatttacatatgaacatatcaaattgtaatttaagtttttaacatttatctattcttatattaatttttagacTATTGCTAAATACAACACTAACCAATTGGGTAAAACCCCAGTGATGACTCGAGTGACCACATGACCTACAACTTAAGACTACATGTCACAAGTTCAAAACTTACCAAGAAaagtggagaaactatatcttATGATCAATGTGTAAGAATGGTGACTTACCGAACATGAGTTTTATGCGATGGAACGGTACATGGGAACAAATGGTCTCCACCCATTTACCGTTTTTAAAATACAACCTAGCAGTTTTTGTTAAAGTGCATAAagtagttatatatttatcataaaacgCAGAAGACAGACTTTTTATATggacatacatttttttatacacgttaattGCGAATTTTAGActatatttaacattttcctaatttttattatgtttaatattGACCTCTTTctccatttatatttatttatactttctatacttctatacaatattataaaaagaataacctcAGGATGCAAGttacatagaaaaaaaaatgtctaaaatacctaaatgattatattacaatgttagtcctttatcttttaaaatatcttcattaaccttttacatcaattacttttacatcaattatctacactatTCGACGCTaactctaccaccaacagtcgtccccaccaccacaccgtcgcctgTGCGAGTACCGTGCTAGTCTTACACTCTTACGTAAAGCATTTACTCCCCTTTTCAAGACAAGAACTTGGTATCCCAAAATGTCCTTCCCCTTGTTtaactattttaaatatttaaacttaatatacctataatacctttaatgaaaataatttataacatctaCTCTTAAAGATTGAAATAACTTACATCCATAGCTAACACAAATCACCGTCACCGTGGCGCCGCCAAGGGACACTTTTTTTGCTATGTGACTATGTGAAAGCCATCCAGATCACAAACAAAATTTAGGTCACCAATCTGCCAGAAGGCCAAAAGATCACATTTTCACGCCATATAAAACCAGCAAATAGCAGTTAGCCAGTTATATTAACCTCGTATCAGTCATGGTGAGGaacaagaaaaaaacatatgggTGACACAATCTGATGGTTTGGGCCAGGGTCATCTTGACATCTGCTGGGCAAGATTTGTTTTGCCAAAGATCTGGTCTAAACACAATAGCAAAAAGCCATCCTATCCAAACCAACTCCCAAATATGCCCAATCAGTTTTGCTAAACTTTCAAATAAGCTAATTATAACTTCCAGAATGCCTTAAAACAATGATACAATACAGTTTTGTGTTAGGAGGAAACCTCCAAGTTACACAGAAGAAGCTATGAGTCTCGTCATTGTATCTACACCGAGACAAATAGCAATGCTGTACATCACCAAATGAAGGCTGTAAAAGCACTATATGCGGTCTTGGAAAGCCAAGTCGAAGTCAAAGCAGTATGCGATTACCGATAGAAACTGTTGGTTAACACAACATTTAGCCAAGGTATTTACAGAAAACCGTTCCCAAAGACTTCAAGGCTGTCTTGAAAAAAAGGTATTGCTTTGAGAGGCTTATACTTGCAAAGATGGGGGCTGTTTTTAACACTTTATACTGGCAGTTCATCATCATCTGAAGGAGTTAAAGACCGAGATACACATGTTTGCCTCATTGGAGTCAGAAGCCTTGCATAACGGAGAGGCACATGTCCTCTGACCAGCGTACCGTTCTCTGTGTACTCCTACAAGAAGATGAGGGAAGAAAACTAAGTCAAATGCATGGCAAACACATTATCAAATGCAGCGCTTCTTATGAGTTCAAAACCAATTTGAGAAACCATTACTATTCCCTACTATTATTACTTCCAAATCATCAATGTTGGCAATAGTTGGAATATAATAGTATTGTACTACTATGCATAAAATAAGTCACTTAGTCACTTCTTTACACTACAAGAAATCATGATGTTAGAGTTACTTATACACAACAAGCAAACACGAAGAAGTAATTTGTACTTTACAAAGATAAAGTAGTCTAGACAAAGTAATGATCTGTGTTGTCAATTCCGGTGGGATTTCGGTGGTCGTCCCATTGTAGAATTTCGGTCGCGAAATAATCGGTGATATTTACCGATAGCCCACCGATTTTGGTGGGGTTTCCATTgtccatttttaaattttttttatctataataaaaaaataattaggtCCAAATTTAAACACACAATAATAAACACTAACGTTTGCAAGTACTATCACTAATCTATCAAATATTGAtacttttaagcttgacttttgatattcATATTAAGTattaaacattaataattatatatttgacaATTTTGCATACTattaaaattatcaaattcCAACCAATATCGGTCCTTGACCGAAACCCACAAATTTTGGTCCTTAACTACATAGGTAATGTTCAAAAATAGAAGGGTCAATTTGTTCACTTCTGGACCTTCTGGTAGTGTTTAATCTCAAACAGGTCAAATGAGTATGCAAAATTCATTTGAAGGTAATTGGTCAAACAGGTCCTAAATCATTTTCATAATAgaattagattattattatgacAATATTAATCACATTAACACATTATTATGATGAAAAAAAGAACACAAAATTGTAAATGGTCAATCTAAATGATTCATACAGCCAACTTTTGACCCATAACAGAACCCACTCATCTTGCTACCTCCAACTTAAATGATTCATACCGCCAACTTTTTGGTGTAACTGAGACATGATCTAACTAATTTGTCAATATGAACACTTACAGTTCGTTCAACCATCCCAACTTGGTGTATTGTGCTGAGGAGTTCTCCTTTATCAAAAGGAACCAAAGCTTCCACCCATACCATACTATCCTGTTATATGTATGATAGTTTCTGTTCAGCaaggttaaaaataaaatacaaaaaacacAGGAAAAAAACACTTAGACATAAATCAAGTTAGCACCTTCAGTTTATCCTGTACTGCGTTACAGAATTCGTCCAGACCACTACCATTTAGGGCAGATATGCAAATTGTATCTTCGAGATCCCTGGCTTTTAACCTAATTTCTTCAGGATTGCTAGCCTTATCCACCTGCCATAAAGCAGCTGTCATGTTATACAGTCATCAAACTAAAGTTCTATTGACACAGTGAATTAGTGATAAATTAAACTAAAGTTATCTGAAAATTTTAATGCCATTTAAGGTAAAGCACAGTTCACTAATTAGCAAATATGATTCTAccatttttaaaactttatcaATATCAAATAAAGGAAGAGGTAGTTGcataaaaaggaaaagaactttGATCAGAGTTTCTATTTGAAGGAACCAACTCGCAAAGTTTGTCTGCATATACAAAAGGATCAAATTTCAGAAAGTTAATACATAGGcgcaattttttatatttttacttctttgtccAAGTGCGGGATAACCCCAAGGGGTTGTGGGTTCTTTTTCTACCAATTGGGGAGGATTTAGGAGAATTTGACCAGGCTATGCAGTCAAAATGATGATGTGCAGCTAACTTGAACTTGGACCATGGTGACTTTTTCTGATATGGCTTCTGAAAACCGATTAACTTAAATGATTACACTAAATGAATTATTGTATTATCAGAATCTGATCTGGAAAAAATTTGCTACTTATTAAGACAGCAGAATATGCAGTCACCTTGTTCCAAACCATCAACTTGGGAATTGATGAAGAGTCTAGTTCTGAAAGAACTTTTTCTACAGCTTCAATTTGCTGCTCTGCCAGTGGGTGGCTGCAATTAATAGCAtaatttaattagaaaaaacaattcttaaatttaatttgaaaaaaaaaagaagctcaGTTAGTGATCAGTGCTACCTTATATCTATCACATGGACCAGAAGAGATGACTCTGATATTTCTTCTAACGTAGCTCGGAAAGCGGCAACCTACAACATCAATTGACATATAAATGGTATGCATTCTGAATTTAAGGATAACAATAACCATTACACAAAGAAGACTACAAACTGGAAGGGAAAGTGAGCTCACCAGAGTTGTTGGTAGCTTTTGAATAAATCCAACAGTGTCCGTAAGCAAGAACTCCTTTCCATTATTCATCTAGATGAAATGAATCGGAAAAAGGATGTATCATCTTCCAGTAAGCAGTTTGCAGTATaatgatgaaaagaaaaataatacaaaGTATACAAGGAAACCAATCATAATAAATGTAGCATTATGGGGTTTTACTGACCTGTACCCTTCTTGTGGTTGGGTCAAGTGTTGCAAACAACCGATCCTCAGCAAGAACATTAGCCCCTGTCAATTGATTCAACAGTGTACTCTTTCCAGCATTTGTGTACCCAACCTACAAGTTAAAGAGATGTTATATGACTAAAAACACCAAAACAACTTACCAACTCAAAATTGTATTTTCCTACCAGTGACACAACTGGCACAGGCACGGATAGGCGCCTCGTTCGGTATTGTTTTCTATGTTTTCGTACAGATTCCAATTCTTTTTTAAGAGCGCCAATCTGCATAAATCACGCACAacgaacaaattccatataacaAACACCAGACTTATTAACTGAAGGTGGGGaggaatgtaatgaactaacaagtgaaatataaaaagttagcCAACAGTTCTACGCAACGAACTTTTTATGGCCAGAAATAACCATCAAAGTtaaaattacattttatttaAGGTAACCAACTTTAAAGTTGATTACCCAGAACACATGTCATCATATTTcattatatgtaatgtaatcaGCCCATATCAATATCAACAAATGTTTCTTACTTGAGTGCGTAAAATACGCTTGTCCACTTCAATTTGTTTCTCTCCCATACCTTTGACTTGTCCTCCTGATTGACGCTCAAGATGTGTCCACATTTTTGTCAATCTAGGTAACTGATACTCCATTTGTGCCAATGCAACCTGAAAAGTAATGTATCACTCAGTTCATAATCCAAAAAGCTTATACATCCACTTATTCAACCTAAAGTGAAAACATTTACCTGTAGAGAAGCTTCGCGTGTTGCTGCTCGCTGGTTAAATATATCTAGGATGAGAGCAGTTCGATCACACACTCTAACATTTCCACCAAAGACCTTTTCCAAATTACGCAACTGACTGCAGTTTtattcaaatttaattatttatggaTTTGCTCCAATATCAAAATCATGAGGGACGTACAATATGATAGTGAAACTACGTGTTGTAATGAGACTAATTGCATATAGCCAAAAGCAGATAAGTTGATAATGATAATTCGTATAACAAACATATGACCATACAAACATAAAgaatttcatcaaacatgtCACCTAGAAATCCTTCCACATGAATCACAAAGCATTTTAAGCACACACATGCATATATGAATAATAAGAAGATGGCTATTGGAAAGTATTCATTTTATGTTACAAAGTTAATGTTAATCACTCACTGTAGATGCTGCTATGTTTGCAACAAAAGCATACAGAATGGCGATTAAAACTTATGCACCATACAAGTTATGGTTCTAGAAATGAGTTTTGCAACAACCAAATACAGGATAAAGTGGAAAGAGGGGCTCATCAGATCAAGAAAGAGAATAATCAACTGTAAGATACATAAAGACCCAATGAGTTTTGCAACAAGCAAATATAGGATAAAAAAGCAAGGTATACTtctaagtttttattttctttcttttatgatCTTTTAAAATCGGCAGGTATACTTTACTTAAAGTTTTATCTTATAAACATACCGATACAAAACAATATTTAGTTCCATCCTATGTAGAAAAACTAAACCGGAAAATAAGAGCACACTTGAAGTCAAATAAAGAGTTTGCCAACTGCCTATAGGCAAAAAAACTCTGACAGGATATAAGTGCATTGACCAGAAATCTCAACATTAAGCATGATGCAATTAGGTATCACTGAAACTAACCCTGGTGAGAGTTCATCATCAAATATTACTGTCTCAACACCATAACCATTAATTGCTGTTTTGATTTCTCCAACCTTGCCAGAGCCAATGTATGTCCTTGGGTTAGGAGTAGATAGTCTGCAGAgtaaaaacacaaataacagATACATGTTTCAAATGGATACAATATGGATATACACTGAAGAAAATAAAGCAATTAATGAAATTTTCCTCTGCAAGTTTATTAGTATTGTCTGGTCGTTTAGATTGCCCGGGACTTTGATGAACAATGTAGCTTTAAGTTGTAAACTAACATTAGTTTATTCGGTATAGCACATGGCAAGCTGGTTTCATGAGTTGCGTAACAACTGTGAGACTTACATTCCATATTGAGGCTTTAACCCTATAGAGCCAATATCAATTTGTAATCAGTCATAAATTGAGAATGATGaatatgtcatatatataaaaaagtaagtaGTTGTAGACCGTCAACTACTTACGAAAAGTTTCAATGACATCCTTAGAAATCGTAAAATATTAACATAATAGTGAAAGAGCAAGCAGGAAGGTTGCCCAGAACTATTTTGTTTCTTGAAACGTCATGTACAACTTTATTATTCATTCTTTTAAGGAACAAAAATGGCTATTTAAATAAACCTATGAGCCATCAAAGCCCTCACTATCAAAACTTGAGATGGTTCTTAAGAAAATAATAACAGGAACACATTAGGATAAGTGATACGGTAAGGGCAAGGTCCCATACCATTGGCCTTATCATGCTGGCATGTATCTTTAAATTCATAATGTGTACGATAGACAACATCAAGTTATCATTATTGAGATGTGGTCATCTTGAATgccaaaaaaagaagaaactaGTGAAAGATTATCATCACATTTCTCATGCAATGACTAGAGATGGTCATATGCATTATGAGATAGTTGATCAATAGCTTGTTAACTGGTAATTAATTGCATATCACTAGAAAGAGCATGAAACATATAGGTACTGACTTTTGATATGTGGAATCCACAACCATGAGTCCAGCAGTATCAGCTAGTTGGGCCAGTTCATTGAGTGACTCGTCAATGCTAAATAACTCATCTGTATGATCTTTACGTGCAACACCTACAAGGTAGGCTTTCTCTTCAAAAACCTGATAATGTTGAAACCAAATCATACATCTCGTGCCACTTAGTTATCCATAAAGGTTCAACAAATTGTCACATGTAACATGACACCCGCCTTGAAGAGAGCTATTAGAATAAGATAACTCTAACAAGTAGATGATATGTGACATTTCTTCGAATTAGTCAGAAGCAGTCACATCCAAAGTCAAGACTCAAGAGGGTCATCCTGACACCTAATGCATGCCAAAAATCAATATTGCCCAATTTAAATGGGTAAACAAAGAGGGATCCTGCTTAGGCTACCCGGAAAGAGTCGAGCATTTAGCTCTGATGCATGCAGTCTAACCTGTATTCCCGTGGCAGTTTCCAAGACTCTTCCTATGGGCATCCCAAGGTGTTAACCCTACTTTAAACCCAGGTCTTTCTTAGACTTTCAGGATGCCTTTTTTCGccaatatatatctatttacaTGAGTGATCATATTTTATTGCTCACAAGTAGATAACATGTGACATTCATTTGAATAATCAGGAACAGTCACATTACGATACTCGAACCAAACTTAATCCCAGCTCGAAATACTACTCGGAATCTCATTAAACTTACTTAGACTAAGCTCGTTTGACTCGACGAGAGGCTCCGGTAAATCGTTTACACCCCTATCTTATATAGAATCTAAAATACTAATAAAGCAAAAATCCTAAAAtcagaagataaaaaaaaaaaaaaaatttaaaaatgaaaaacaaacctCCCGGCCATTTCGGAGTTTGAACCGACTATCCATGTCATCCTCCACGTCATCATCTCTTTTCTTCTTAACAAGCTTCTTCGTCGGAACATCCGCCGGAGAACTTTCGGCAACTTCCTCCGGTTCATACGTGACGTCATCATCAATAGAATCTAGAGATAACACTTCCGTGACGTCATCATCGGCAGGAGCTAAAACTCCACTTCCATGTTCTAATACTCTAATTACCGGATTAAATTTATcagtttttttaacaaatttattattactattataattattgtaattTTTAGTAATTATAAAATTTGCTAAAAAGTTAGGaatttgtttattgaaattaAATTGCGTAAAAAGAGGGAAAGGTTTTATTCCTACTGAATGAAAACATGCACTCATTATAGTATTAATTtaactaataatttatttaagtatgattatctaaatttaaataattgattaattaagtaattaattaatggagGAATTTGGGTGTGGTTTTGGGTATGAGGATTATCTAGTTTGTTAATGgatgtttttttcctttttcttttccggTTAACGGTTTTGAAATATCTTCGACGATAGGTTTTAGTTGAATGCCTAAATGGACCCTCAAGATTTGGGTGTTGTTTATTTGTAGGTGTAAACATTCATCCAAACCAAAAATATCCCATTTGATACATTATTCATCCAGACGAGATGCATTCTTAGATGtcaaagattttcttttttgttattcaTCCTCAGAATCTCAGCTTCTAACAAAATATAGTTACAATTTTTAGGAGAAAAATAACCCTGGATGTGGCCATCATGATTTTGGCATCAATGCCTTACATAGATAACACTTAAAACAGTTGTTATGGCATCTTTGATGCTATATTTGCATGAGCAAAAGATTTTTGCATATAATTCATATCATGTAATGAACTTAACATCAAAAGAATCAATACTATCAATTACctaatttttacttaatacattcagacattatttatacattcagttAATTAATACATTCAGcac includes these proteins:
- the LOC122579446 gene encoding GTPase HflX, which codes for MSACFHSVGIKPFPLFTQFNFNKQIPNFLANFIITKNYNNYNSNNKFVKKTDKFNPVIRVLEHGSGVLAPADDDVTEVLSLDSIDDDVTYEPEEVAESSPADVPTKKLVKKKRDDDVEDDMDSRFKLRNGREVFEEKAYLVGVARKDHTDELFSIDESLNELAQLADTAGLMVVDSTYQKLSTPNPRTYIGSGKVGEIKTAINGYGVETVIFDDELSPGQLRNLEKVFGGNVRVCDRTALILDIFNQRAATREASLQVALAQMEYQLPRLTKMWTHLERQSGGQVKGMGEKQIEVDKRILRTQIGALKKELESVRKHRKQYRTRRLSVPVPVVSLVGYTNAGKSTLLNQLTGANVLAEDRLFATLDPTTRRVQMNNGKEFLLTDTVGFIQKLPTTLVAAFRATLEEISESSLLVHVIDISHPLAEQQIEAVEKVLSELDSSSIPKLMVWNKVDKASNPEEIRLKARDLEDTICISALNGSGLDEFCNAVQDKLKDSMVWVEALVPFDKGELLSTIHQVGMVERTEYTENGTLVRGHVPLRYARLLTPMRQTCVSRSLTPSDDDELPV
- the LOC122580517 gene encoding BEL1-like homeodomain protein 11, with amino-acid sequence MVSPNSPSNPNTNNNIHQFLISNPAHYETQQSYDAYGVDLRNFGPYPPHHSLNIPLSMTNDPQLNQHQDHQNQKLSLSLRSPIFPFPSSTQYSNLQEEKKCFDNNPSHEYSSSNHQSFYGTESCFSTTTTTNSSVGSSRYLKPTQSLLEEIVSLNWKDLESTTNSYARKLSASGQNGSLRLCSELKAELISNGLLMDKQDLQATLAKLISLLEEVERRYGHYHQQLEEVVSSFEMNAGLGSGKSYTALVLNAMSAHFSNLKDAILAQIYSTRKKILNNLPKMNAGFSQLSLFDKENNRIALQQLGMIATPRQTWRPIRGLPETSVMILRTWLFEHFLHPYPNDNEKLMLASQTGLSKNQVSNWFINARVRLWKPMIEEMYKEEFAESSEDSNL